The DNA region aaaaggaaatttctataattttaaaatttatcttttcaacatgtgaataatttataaggaaagtttttaccaaaattaaaatcaaccttttaatctacaaataaggagagagatttaactcttctcttaatcttttgtagaatcttataaaaggaaatattttaatttttaaactctcttttaaatcatgtattccacataagaaaaaatttaaaattaaaattcctcttctatttctaatggccggccacacatagattgaacccatgcttgggccggccacaatcaatcctatctaaacatggtttggccgaccccttgcttgggctccaagcaaggcttggccgaccccctttagatgggtgtgaaggtgggtataggtgggtatagtactctataattaaggtgggtataggtgggtataagtgatatcatttcccaacttatcgggcttattgatttatcaaactaaatctcacccattgataaattaaataaataaatatcaaatatatgtgcttgttattatattaggattaagagcacacacttccataataactgaggtcattgttcttttataaagtcagtataaaataaacgacctctaatggtcctactcaatacactctaagtgtactagtgtaattatatagttaagataaactaatacctaattacactacgaccttccaatggtttgttcctttccatcttggtcgtgagctactgtttataatttataaggtactgataacattatcttctgtatgtgacaccgcatactatgttatctacaatataaattaattgaacaactacaaataaatgtagataatttgaccaaatgtgattctttattcaaaataaatgtctacaaaagcttagtttcagtatacactctaacaacactTTGGTGACTCACATGCCTTAGGTATCACTCCTCACGCTTGTGAACTCACACTAGTTCACCAAGGTGTTTCGTCGATCTCGCTCAaagattatatttaatttttctttattttggtgaaatcaatctttaatttttttaattatataagtGATTTTctcatattaaaattttcaaatatcttaTATAAGGCATTCTAGTTAATTCAACTAATTCCAGCATACTTTTTCTTTGTAAGACTTGTGCATTTTTTGTCTAATGTTCAAGGTAAATTGTCAACATTGAAATCATCTTTGTCTAAATACAGTTGTCAAACATCATTGCTGCAAAATACATCATTTATGCAGTGATAGACCTTATTGCATCCAAATATGGTACATACACTAGTATATAGACAGCAAAACATATCCATCCATAATTTACATGATAAAGCTAAATAAAAACCAAATTATTGAAACATATAACCTGAATAAAAAAAACGTCTTTCATTTCCTAATAGTTTGAGGGGCTCTTAGTGTATATTGAACAACCATAGAGTCTTGGCTAGCTGATTATTTTCATATTGGATAAAGTTCAGCTGTCACATAAAGTGTTGTTTTTCGTCCAAAGACTTCAGTAGATTTAGTTTCATCTTCCACGTCCTAACTTCCTCATGTATGCATGATTGCTTTAAATTTTTCCTTGGAGAATGACCCATGAGAATTCAATCATCATAATTCTTTTTAGGAGCTGAAACTGAATTTAAGATTCATGGATAAGGTTAAATTTCTTTTATATCTATTTCTTAATATGAATTAGTCGGGTACAAAATTTTCTTCTTGGAACTTGTGTTCCTTAAATAAAACCCCCATAGTTGTACTTGAAATCAAATATTGAAGATTTTTAAACTTCATGTTATTGATATTTAGCCTGTTTGCAGGTCGACTGGTTGAATAAATTCATACTCGACATGTGGCCTTGCTTGGATAAGGTTCTATTTCTGTATGTTGGATATGATAGTGTATAAACAAAATAACAACTTTGAAATTGCAGTATGTTACTATGAATTTGTTATGTACTTATTATTCATTTTCCTATTGATGCAGGCAATATGCAATACAATTCAGAGTACAGTGAAGCCGATATTTGATCAGTACATTGGAAAGTACTGGATCGAGTCAATTGAATTTGATCATCTAACTCTTGGTTCACTTCCACCTACAATTCATGGTTTGTATCTCAAGTTCTCCACATAGAGATAACTGCTAATTATAAGCTTTGAACATGTAGGTAAAAGGCCAATGAAGAGTTTATTGGAACTCTTGTTTAGGTACTGATAGTTTACGCATAAATGATGCATGCCAGACTAGTCAAATGGATTTTAGCTTTTCCTAGTTCTGACTACTAGTATTCAGATCTAAATTCATCAAGCATTTGGTTGTCTTACTTACCATAAACTATCATGTACTTACTAAATATTTTGTCAAGAATGTTTTACAATGTTTGTTCACTTTATGTGAACACAAGAGAATAAGGCCATAAGGAAGCATCTGCAAAAACATACAGTTGGGCATTGAGTTTAGTTATAGCCTGTGACAACTTTTTCAACTTGTtgtgaaagggaaaaaaaattggCCTTACACCCACAAACACATCCTTGTTTTACCTCGCCAAGCTAGTACCCTATATTCTTTAAATTTTAGGATTTACCATAGAGATGCTTTTTAGGAttctttgttgagttttaataagCTAGATTTAGATTAAAAGTTTATTATGTGCTTGCCGATTTGTTTGGTTGGATTGTGGATTCCATAAGGGAGAAAGATATATCATTTTGCAAATTTGCTATGTCCATACTTTCTATCATCCTATTTAGAACAAGAAACTATTAAAACATTACAACTTTATATATTCATTTTACAAGGATAGAACTAAAGCTAAATTGTATTTTATTCTCCTCTATATAGGTGTAAAAGTTTATGAATCACAAGAGAAAGAATTAGTTGTTGAACCAGCAATGAGATGGGCTGGTAATACAAACGTGGTTTTAGTGCTTAAACTGTCCATCTTCAGAGTAACAATACAGGTCAGAAGTTTTTGACAAATACTATGTAAAAGTAGCCTCCATTTAATGATACCAATAtgacaatttttttattttagctGTTGGATTTACAAATATCTTTGGTGCCACGGGTTACTTTGAAACCACTAGTTCCAAGTTTTCCATGCTTTGCCAACTTGTCTGTATCTTTGATGGAAAAGGTAACAATATTCTTCACTTCGGACTGATTAAGTGTTTTCAGGAAACGTTTACTTCTGATATTTATTTGTTTCTTATATAAAACTGCAGCCAAAGGTTGACTTTGGACTCAAAATTTTTGGTGGAGATATAATGGCAATACCTGGCTTGTATAGGTTTATTCAGGTTGTAAATTTGTTTCTGGATAGCTAAGTGAACTTGTTATTTACAGACAGCTACTAGATTATCTGCCTTAATGTCATTTCGCAAATGAAATCATATTGATTTGACTGTTAGAAATTTACAATTAGTTTTATTTCCCGCTGACTATTTATTGTAACTCTTTTTGGCCACAGGATACAATTGCAACACAAGTCTCAAATATTTATCATTGGCCAAATCTTTTAGAGATACCTATTCTAGAGGGTTCAAGGTAACTTCTTGTTGGTGCTGCTCATATGGGTGATAATACTTCCATTATATAATTGTCTCCCAGTTTTCCTACTTCACCAACTACTGTTATCAAGTTATTTTCATTCTGCATGTGTGATTGTTtgtctattctttttcttttgatgttattcatgTTATTCCTAGAATGTTGTATGCCTATACACTATCCAACAACAGGAAACAAAGATAAATGTGTGCTAGGTTTCCTAATTCCACAATGGAAATGGGTTTATTGTTCATTTAGCATTCCCAAAAGTAGAGCTTCATGACAAGATAGTGCATTAATAAACTGAGTCTTgattttcttgacaaataatgtTGAAAGTTCTTTTAATCAACCTAGCCTATTGTAGATTACCTAATCTGTGAATCATTTCTGGTATCAAGGTACTGTTGCTAAGATTTAGTTGGAAGGATTGGCTAAGTACATTTTATCTTGTCCTTGCAGTGCTGCAGTAAAGAAGCCTGTGGGAATATTGAATGTAAATGTTGTTCGTGCATATAATCTTCGCAAGATGGATATTCTTGGTAAATCAGATCCCTATGTTAAACTCAGTTTGAGTGGAGAGGGGCTGCCGTCAAAGAAGACCTCAATCAAGATGCGTAACCTAAATCCTGAATGGAATGAGCAATTCAAACTTATAGTAAAAGATCCAGAGACTCAAGTTCTTCAGCTTCATGTTTATGACTGGGAAAAGGTTAAAGTCCAGTATGCTTCGTCTTCTTTAGTCTTTGTCCTAAGCTGGTTCATTAATTCATCGTTTAGAGTTCTCTCAAGTCAATGAAGAATATGgataacaaaatttatttaatagcTAACTTTCATAATTCTTGCATAACATCTTATTATCCCTTTTATTCAATGCGATGATAAACTcttttaatattgtttttctgttATTATGCAGGTGAAAATGCATGATAAGTTGGGCATGCAAGTCATTCCACTGAATGTGCTTATTCCTCATGAAACAAAAGAGTTCACTCTTGATCTTCAAAAGAACATGAACCCTAATGACCTACAAAATCAGCGAAACAGAGGGAAAATTGTAGTACAATTGACATTTGATCCTTTCAAAGAAGACACTAGTAGtttcagtaaggttttagatgaGAAGCTTAGTGGCATTGACAGAGGGATTCAGGATGTATCTGATAATGGTGGGCTGTTGTTGGTTACTATTGAAGCTGCAGAAGATATTGAAGGAAAGCATCATACTAATGCTTATGCAGTGGTTCTTTTCAGAGGAGAAAAGAAGAAAACTAAAGTAAGTCCAAGTTACTATATGATGATATCTATTTTCATGTCTATGGCTTGTGTCATCTTTTCCCTAGCATATTCAGTGTCTATGTGGACTGATTCAATCATCACTATTTAATATCCATGACCTACCATTCTTTTTACTTATCTCTTTAGCCCATGTTACGTATCTTTTCTCCTACAAGTAAACTTCAATTCGTTCCTAATTCTTGCACAGTTCATTAGAAAGTGACCATCATTTCCCTTTCATTTTCAAATATCCAAAATTATGACAAGTTGAGCCGACTATGTTGTGTTTATTTTGGTGAAGGAAGGATGGAAAAGAAATACAATAATTAAATTCTTTCATTTACTTGGAAGTATAAAGATGAAAAACACTTGATTAACCCCATTGCACTCTATTTATTGCCGGCCAAATCAGTGTTTATCTTTTTTCTTTCAGTTCCATCCTAATTAAATAAGATTAGTGGAATAGAATTGACATAAGAATATATTTGTTCATTTTCTTTGCCCTTCACTTAAACCATTTATTCCCTTTCTATTTCTTTACTTCCAAGTTAAAGTAGCCCTGAGTTCAAAGGTGTAACTAGTAGAGGGagaccaaaagaaaactcaaatTAACATAGTTAACTTTGAGTTAGGAGATATAAATATTGCTAGTGATATAGGCTTCCATTTAGTTAAGCGAAAGAATAAAAAGTAGCTAACCTCAAATAGTAGTGACTAACATGGTCAAATGATGATGACAAGAATTTAAGACATGCTCGTCTTAGATATTCAAAATGAATACTTATGACTTCTAAGATTCTGTTTCCTTGCATAACATATAAATCATATATTCCAATTCAACTGTCACTCTGATCTGAATTCACTTCTTGATGTGAATTCTGTTAGCATAAAATTCCTTGTTTGTTTCCTCTTAGAAGTGTCAAACATGATAACACCTATGCTTTTCTCTTTTAATCACATTGACCAAGCTAAGTTTCCTTTTTCTGTATTAAACTTCCATTTCATTTCACACCCCCAACATTGTCTATGCAACACCTTTCATCTTTAGTCTAGGCATGCCCCTTTAAGGGATTTTTTCCTTAATAGAAATGAGAAGTTGAGAACAGGTGACCATCCATATTCACTTCATAGAGAAATTGAAACAATATGAAAAAAGTAAGAGTGTTGCATGATATACTATCCAAATAAATAttcaagctaaacactaaattcAAGCTACTATTTGTTAAAGTTGATTGACTGACCATTTATCTAAAGCTTAAGCTACTAGGAATAGGTCCAATTTTAAGGTgacatttcattttctattagcaTGATTAGTTTGGTTTCTAAAGATCTCAGGTTATTGTCATTGGCAAGCAACTTTGAGAATGCTACAGTATCTCCAGAATGCTGGaagcaagtttttttttttaaattttttattttaggatTGAGGACAACTCCAGATTGTAGGATACACTTATGTTGATTGGGCAGGTTCCTCTACAAATACACAATTCACATCAAGTTATTGTCTTCCTTTGAGTGGTaacctaattttcaaaaatagaaagaAGCAAACTATTATAGTTAAGTCCAGTGCAAAGGCAGAGCATAGTGTCTGACCAAACAATTGTTTATTGAGTAGGGGCATACAGCCATGGAGCCAACAAAGCTTTATTACAACGACCAATTTGCCATAAGCATCGCTTCTAATCTAGTGTTTTGTTGGAGAGCAAATcacatagaaatttatttatCAAAGAAAAAGTATAGTCGAATGCAATTGTCACCTTATTTATCAACATTGGTGCTCAGCTAGTAAACTTAGTAACTCACCTTGAGCTAACTTAAAATATATCTGCAATAAGCTAAATTTGtttttaatatatttgaactAGCTCTCGGAGGAGTGTTATGGACCAAAATGTAACTAGTCATATGTTAGGGAtttgtttatattattttttattaattaataacatAAATAGATAGTGGGAACTGCCtaaataattaatctaattttCTGCCCTGTAATGAAGACTGAGAGAACTGAACCAAGGATGATATAAGAGACTTTAGCCTCAGCGCTGGACCTTATAAGTTTTAGTTGCcattttgttttctttaatttataATGATGAATACTGATCAGTGTAAAATAGAtctcaatatttttaaatttatttctacATTTCTGATTGCATAAATCctttttccttgtttttcttCCACAGTTTAATATTACATTAGATTTAATATCCATGTTTCTGAATCAGTGTTTGTTTTCCGTTTAGATTGTTTCTCTCCATAAACATTATATTAGCTTGCTCATTCGCTGTTCACCTCAGGTTATCAGGAGGAGCAGGGACCCAAGATGGAACGAGGACTTCCAGTTTATGCTAGAAGAGGCACCAAAAGATGAGAAACTTCACATTGAAGTACTGAGCAAGGGAAGGTTTTTTAGCTTCCACTCCAAGGTTTGGCACTTGAGATATGAagcttctttctcttcctctttcatGCTCTCATTCATTTTCCAACTGTTAGGAATCTCTTGGGTACGTTGACATCAATATTTCAGATGTTGTGAACAACGGGCGCATAAACCAAAGGTATCATCTCATAAACTCGCGAAGTGGAGTGATTCATATTGAGATGGAATGGAACACCACTTAACGGGACGTCATCAGGGGTTGTACATACGAGTTAAAATGTTATATAGCTCTGCAATCatgcattttttattttttggtatAATTAAAAGATAGATGAATTTATAGCCTCATCACAAGATTGTTTATGATGTATCTGAATGAGAAAAACGATTACAGCATAAATTCAAACTAAGAAATGGAACCAAATTTAATATATCACATCCTACTTTATAGTTGATGTTTCTGTTTCAGAAATAGGTACCATTGTTCTTATTTTTCCATCTTTTTTCCAAGTTTCTCTAGTTGCCTTTCCACAATTTtctcattttcttcttttaatgatttagtGATAATCTTGACTTGATTATGTTGTGAGCTGACTGCACAAAatgataaaaagaaaaagaaaaaaaggcaGAAGTCGGTGAACTTTGCTACTATTTGTTCCATGATCTTAGTGAACTAAGATTGTTTCTTTCCTCATTGCGATTTTTTATGCAGATCTCTTCTAAATTATTCTCTTTCTGAGAtttccttggaaattttttcaTTCAGTTGACCTGAGATTTGTTTAGAATTTCCAACTCATAGATGATCATTAAACTTGAAGGATGAACTCGAAGATTCGTGTTGTTTATGGTGTTGTAATCCTTTTTAAGTTGTATTTCACAAGACAAATTAACAACTACGATGAGTCATCTATTCATCCTTTTGGAGCTATTTGATCCTATAACAATGACACATTTACCATGAATTGACTGACTTTACTGGTATAATTGAGTTGGTATTTTGAAAATCTCTTCCATTTAAGAAGGTCGTTCGGTCATCTACTCTCTTCATCTAGTTAAGAGTGCAACTTCTGGCTTAGAGATGACAATGGGATGAGGCGGGGGGTGGATTTGTCATCCCCATCCTCATCTCCGTCTTGTCTTCATTTTTTCGGATTAGGAGATTTTTCGAATCCGAACCCATGAGGATCAAATCCTCATCCCCGTCTTCATTCCCATccccaaatttaatttttattattattattattattattattattattagtattattattaatgataatattaatatccatattaataataataataataataatatttttaaaaattttaatattaatattaacactattattaatatttttaaaaaatcttattattatttattaatactactaataataatattcgggacgAATTCAGGATGAAAATAATATTCTTATATCCGTCCCAAATCCATCCCATCCCCATCCCCAAAAAATTAGAGATCTTCATCTCCGTTTTATATTTTTCCCGTGGGACTTCGAAGCTAGGGGAAAAATTGTCATCCGTGTTTGGCTAATAAATTAAAGAATCATGATCTAAAGGTTTTATCTACATTGAGTAAGGTTATACACGTGGAAATGTAGTTATATTTATCGCTAATAAAATATTCATAATAAGTATGATATTTATATTCAAGAAAAGATAAAGAACATTTTCCCCCAGACTGAACGTGattaattaaaaaggaaaaaaaagattaAATTCTTTGGAGTGATAGAgagatagaatatttttaaaaaataaaataaaatttacttttgtgaaacaaataaaattaattcttttatatatatatatatctatcagAAATGATATGCTACGAACCAAAGCCGTGCTAACCACTGCAGACATgtctttctgatcggtcaccagacctatCAGGGAAACGATCATTTtctgatcagtcaccagaccgatcaggaggttccctgatcggtccctgatcggtctggtgaccgatcaggaaggtaTGTCCATAACGGTCCGCTCGATTTTGTCCGCAACCTATATCATTTCTGTATAAACTAACTTAGTAGACAGGATGGTCAAATGATCTAAATGGGCCTGATCCTTTTCGTGGCCCAATAGCAGAGAGGATCATTAAATGGGCTTGAAGGAATTGTCCCAGCTATTGCCCTTCATGAGATATTCTAGAACCTTCTTCCTTCCCTGTACTGCGTTCCCTTCGTTTCCAGGAATCCCTCTTTACCGCCTCTATCGCGTAGCTCCACTTCCAGACGAAATCCAATTGCTCACCTCTCGTAAATCGTCGCTGATTGAATCAAGCCTTCGCGGCACGCGTCTTTATGGTCAGCAATTGATTTTGTCATCGATTtgtatgtttatttatttatttatttatttatttatccttctTGTGTCTCTCCTGTGATAAACGATCCTATTTCCGTAAATATGTTGGTGCTCCATGGAATATAAGTTGTTTTGTGTATAAATTTTTTTGTTTCGGGATCAGCGTATGTTCATCGTTCTTAGCTGCGTAACCCTGTTGTTTTCATTACCAAATCGGAGATGAAACCCTAAGGATCTCAAATTTTGGAATAATCTGTGTTACACTTAACACACCTGCCGTAAATTTAGGTTTTGGAAGATGATTAGTCTTTGATTAAATCCTACGCGAGTCTGATTTTGCATGTGGGGCATTTGACCTAATATTTTCAACTTCTCTCTGGATTTATTCAATCGCCCTTCTTAGTGTTTCATAATTTATGCATTAGTTCACATTGTTTGCATGATGTTTGGAGGCGCATTTCGTGAGTTTTATCTACTTTAAACTGGTCAAGGTTGCCATTTGTATTGTTTGGGATTTTTCCTTCTCTTAAAAAAAACTTGTCACTATGTTGTCCAATTCTACTTTAGTCATGCAATAACTCAAAATTAATATCCGATACTACAGGTTAGTTTGACATCGAAAAATGATCTCAAGTTTGTATCTAATTTGTTGGTTGGAGAATGTGGAATTTTCAAAGGTGATTTCAGGCAGTAGACAATCAACCCTATATATGGCACCTACACACACACACGCATGTCAAAGTGTATTGATCAATCAAAATAAGTTTACAATCATAAGTGGAAAGTGATAAGTAAATGCATTAACAGTACATTGCATCATATTTGTGACGGTCAGCTGATGGAATGAAATTTTTTGCCAATGACAACTAACATGCAATGAAATTTGAGACCATGGAGATAACTATTAATATGGCAATTAGAGACACTCTTACCAGGAAGGTATATTATAAATTGAAATattttctacaaaattctaaTTGAATTGACTATAAAATGGTTGTGATCTTGTTTTTGGAAGCATGCGAAATAGGATGGTACAAACAGGTGGAGCTGTGGAGCTAGTCAAAAATTATGCTGACACAGTTCTGTTTTGAGTGTCAACACAGTTGAACCCTGAGATGATCGGATCAATACTTAAACTGAAATTTACACCTTGCACTTGAATACAAAGTATCAGAATAAGGTTAATGTTGTTAGATAAttgttttgaaattttgttaGGATTTTTTAAATTGGATGACAAGGGGCAAATATATTGTCTCGAGTGTACAAAGTGCAAGAGCTTTTGGTTTATTAGTATGCCCTCTCAATTTTTTTTACAGAGCACTTATGTTGCTCTCAGAGAAGTTGGATCTTTTCTTAGTTTGTGTGGAAACCCAAAACCAACATGAAACTTGATTTGATTGTTTATAGAAACCCATTATCTACCTTGTATATGTCAAGTTTTACATTTTCTActgtttttagtttttctttctcAATATCTTAAGTTAAGATCAAATTCATTCATTGAGTTTGAACTGAAATTTTTTAGTACTGTTGCTTTTGTGAGTATTCTCACTTCTGTACCGACTCTATTGCTGGATACAGGCTGCAAAACTTATTGCAAACTTAATTATAATGGGTTCTGGCATATTGGGTAGGGCTGTGTTGCAAGCCTACCGTAAAGCATTGGAAAGTAAGTCTTtcaccttctttttcttctttcttcagcATTATTTCAATGAACATAACAATGGTTCTTTGTTGTCCAAGTGTTATTCAACTACTGTACATTTCTTTGTTCTTACCGAAATCATTTCTTTGGTGGAAATATCTTTGTGAATGATATTTCAAATATTTCCTTCACATCTCACTATTATTCTAGATTTCCAGCTAAAGTTTTTTTAATCATAATTGGAACACTCTTTCACATAGAGTTAAAAGTGGCAGGAAAGGCTCAAATTATACTTCTCATAATTTTTAATGCTACTCCTATCGGTAAATATGATGAAATGGAGTGGCCCAAGCCTCAGTTTTGGAATGATATACAATTGAGCTacatttcattttaaaattaaattaaggacTTGGACACTGACCCTCTTGCTTTGATATTATATTAAATTTGATCAAGCGATTATCTATCACAAAAGCTTAAACTTTTTAGTTTAGTGAAGAATGGTTCAGTTTACATATTCTTAATAATTGTTAAGAAATCagttttagatacataaacaatctCCTAGAACTTCAGATGGTGattaaaaaatttacaaaatgtTGATATAGATGGATTTAGTTTTTCTGATCATCATTCTTGTTACAACACATTATGTAAGGGATAAACTTGTGTTCTCTTTTGCACATTCCACAAAACTACTACTACAGGTTAATATAATTTGCCTAGTGAAAGCGATAATTAAGCACTTGGTTGGTCACTGTAACTCAAGATGAGAGCTTAAAGTG from Zingiber officinale cultivar Zhangliang chromosome 4B, Zo_v1.1, whole genome shotgun sequence includes:
- the LOC121978026 gene encoding synaptotagmin-3-like; translated protein: MGLVSTLLGVLGFGIGTSVGLLVGYFFYIYFQPSDVKDPIVRPLHELDSKTLQSLIPEIPYWMKNPDYERVDWLNKFILDMWPCLDKAICNTIQSTVKPIFDQYIGKYWIESIEFDHLTLGSLPPTIHGVKVYESQEKELVVEPAMRWAGNTNVVLVLKLSIFRVTIQLLDLQISLVPRVTLKPLVPSFPCFANLSVSLMEKPKVDFGLKIFGGDIMAIPGLYRFIQDTIATQVSNIYHWPNLLEIPILEGSSAAVKKPVGILNVNVVRAYNLRKMDILGKSDPYVKLSLSGEGLPSKKTSIKMRNLNPEWNEQFKLIVKDPETQVLQLHVYDWEKVKMHDKLGMQVIPLNVLIPHETKEFTLDLQKNMNPNDLQNQRNRGKIVVQLTFDPFKEDTSSFSKVLDEKLSGIDRGIQDVSDNGGLLLVTIEAAEDIEGKHHTNAYAVVLFRGEKKKTKVIRRSRDPRWNEDFQFMLEEAPKDEKLHIEVLSKGRFFSFHSKESLGYVDINISDVVNNGRINQRYHLINSRSGVIHIEMEWNTT